One Pleurocapsa sp. PCC 7327 DNA segment encodes these proteins:
- a CDS encoding argininosuccinate synthase produces the protein MGRANKVVLAYSGGVDTSVCIPYLKEEWGVSEVITLAADLGQGDELGPIQEKAVKCGAAESLVADAKETFIKDYAFPAIQANALYENRYPLSTALARPLIAKLLVEAAEKYGADAVAHGCTGKGNDQVRFDVSIMALNPKLKVLAPAREWGMSREETIAYGERFGIQFPVKKSSPYSIDRNLLGRSIEAGPLEDPMTEPPEEIYAMTKAIADTPNEPEYLEIGFEKGIPISLNGKPLDSVSLISQLNEIAGNHGVGRIDMLENRVVGIKSREIYEVPALLVLIDAHRDLESLTLTGDVTQYKRTIEETYSHLIYKGLWYSPLKEALDAFIQKTQERVSGMVRVKFFKGNATIVGRRSENSLYATDLATYGEDDGFDHKAAEGFIYIWGLPTKVWSEKTRS, from the coding sequence ATGGGTCGCGCCAATAAAGTTGTGTTAGCCTACTCTGGCGGTGTGGATACTTCCGTCTGTATTCCCTATCTTAAAGAAGAATGGGGCGTAAGCGAAGTGATTACCCTGGCAGCCGATTTAGGACAGGGGGATGAACTCGGTCCCATTCAGGAAAAAGCTGTCAAATGCGGGGCTGCCGAATCCTTAGTTGCAGACGCTAAAGAAACGTTTATCAAAGATTATGCTTTTCCGGCTATTCAAGCCAATGCATTGTATGAAAATCGCTATCCCCTATCTACCGCATTGGCTCGTCCCTTGATCGCTAAACTTTTGGTAGAAGCTGCCGAAAAATATGGTGCGGATGCGGTTGCCCACGGGTGTACTGGCAAGGGAAACGATCAGGTACGCTTCGATGTTAGCATTATGGCGCTCAACCCCAAATTGAAAGTCCTGGCACCCGCGCGGGAATGGGGCATGAGTCGGGAAGAAACCATTGCCTATGGAGAACGTTTCGGCATCCAATTTCCTGTAAAAAAATCTTCTCCTTACAGTATCGATCGCAATTTACTCGGTCGCAGTATCGAAGCGGGTCCGTTGGAAGATCCGATGACAGAACCGCCAGAGGAAATTTATGCGATGACTAAAGCGATCGCGGATACCCCTAATGAACCAGAATATCTTGAAATTGGGTTTGAAAAAGGAATTCCCATCAGCTTAAACGGAAAACCTCTCGATTCCGTCAGCTTGATCTCTCAATTAAACGAAATTGCAGGCAATCATGGCGTGGGACGCATCGACATGCTTGAAAATCGCGTCGTCGGGATCAAATCGCGGGAAATTTACGAAGTGCCTGCCTTGCTAGTTCTCATCGACGCGCATCGCGACTTAGAAAGCCTTACCCTAACTGGAGACGTAACGCAGTACAAACGCACCATCGAAGAAACCTACAGTCACTTAATTTATAAAGGACTTTGGTACAGTCCCTTAAAAGAAGCCCTCGATGCCTTCATCCAAAAAACTCAGGAACGAGTTTCTGGAATGGTACGCGTTAAATTCTTTAAAGGCAATGCAACCATAGTCGGTCGCAGATCGGAAAATTCCCTCTATGCAACCGATTTAGCAACCTATGGCGAAGATGATGGCTTCGATCACAAAGCTGCCGAAGGCTTCATCTATATTTGGGGATTGCCTACCAAAGTTTGGTCGGAAAAAACGAGAAGCTAG
- a CDS encoding serine/threonine-protein kinase, whose protein sequence is MSDVLLSRYQIIRELGSGGFGDTYLAKDLALPGHPPCVVKHLKPKDTAPSALAVAKTLFEREAEYLYRLGKHDQIPSLYAHFEQGGEFYLVQEFIEGEELTQELLPGKPLSEERTINLLREILAVLAVVHKENVIHRDIKPSNIIRRKRDKKLVLIDFGAVKEIGALTVTAAGQTTMTRGIGTPGYMPSEQAQGKPRLASDVYAVGMVGIQAITGLSPDRLTEDPNTGRLLWHDRAQVSDRLANILDRMTHEYYRSRYQDASEALQALMSETEFSPPLSQVRTQVAYVPDVASKQSGGLLKLLKIVFSVAIGGLATGAIAGIILLNRPSSSPPPAVFDTPTPTPTIEPTPRETPSPTPTPEPTPEVTVSPPPTDTPEAQVPDEPSPTPTVEPTPISETPETSVATVLNPGTLVRDEPSPTGKILCPVRSVRTINTYGETNGWYKTDICGAMGYIHQSQLTFDRRSDAE, encoded by the coding sequence ATGTCAGATGTCTTACTCAGTCGCTATCAAATCATTCGAGAATTGGGTAGCGGCGGCTTTGGGGATACCTATCTAGCAAAAGACCTAGCCCTGCCAGGTCATCCTCCCTGCGTCGTCAAGCATCTGAAACCAAAAGATACCGCTCCGTCGGCTTTAGCTGTTGCGAAAACGTTATTCGAGCGAGAAGCAGAGTATCTTTATCGCCTGGGCAAACACGACCAAATCCCTAGCCTGTACGCGCATTTCGAGCAAGGCGGAGAATTTTATTTAGTACAAGAATTCATCGAGGGAGAGGAACTCACTCAAGAACTCCTTCCAGGCAAACCATTGAGTGAAGAACGTACCATTAATTTACTGCGAGAAATTCTCGCAGTTTTAGCAGTCGTCCATAAAGAAAATGTCATTCACCGAGATATCAAGCCATCGAATATCATCCGGCGCAAGCGCGATAAAAAATTGGTGCTGATTGACTTTGGGGCGGTTAAAGAAATCGGTGCTTTGACGGTAACTGCCGCCGGACAAACGACGATGACGCGGGGAATTGGGACTCCCGGCTATATGCCAAGCGAACAAGCGCAAGGAAAACCCAGACTAGCCAGCGATGTCTATGCAGTAGGAATGGTAGGAATTCAAGCTATAACTGGCTTATCGCCCGATCGCCTTACAGAAGATCCTAATACGGGAAGATTATTATGGCACGATCGCGCCCAAGTCAGCGATCGCTTGGCGAATATTTTAGATCGAATGACCCACGAATATTATCGATCGCGCTATCAAGATGCCTCAGAAGCCCTGCAAGCACTCATGTCCGAGACAGAATTTTCGCCCCCTCTCTCGCAAGTACGAACGCAGGTGGCTTATGTTCCCGATGTTGCCTCCAAGCAATCCGGAGGCTTATTAAAGCTACTGAAGATAGTCTTTTCAGTAGCAATTGGCGGACTTGCCACGGGCGCGATCGCAGGAATAATATTACTCAATCGACCTTCATCCTCGCCGCCACCTGCTGTTTTCGACACCCCAACTCCTACACCGACGATAGAACCTACTCCTAGAGAAACGCCCTCCCCAACGCCCACGCCGGAACCAACTCCAGAAGTAACAGTTTCCCCCCCTCCCACCGATACACCCGAAGCGCAAGTGCCGGACGAGCCTTCACCCACGCCAACCGTCGAACCAACCCCAATCTCCGAAACGCCAGAAACAAGCGTGGCTACAGTGTTGAATCCGGGGACATTAGTCAGGGACGAACCATCGCCTACGGGGAAAATTCTTTGTCCGGTTCGTTCCGTGAGGACGATTAATACCTACGGAGAAACGAATGGATGGTACAAAACCGACATTTGTGGGGCAATGGGTTACATCCACCAAAGTCAACTGACCTTCGATCGCCGATCCGACGCAGAGTAG
- a CDS encoding DUF99 family protein, giving the protein MELEDLLKRDRIIRVIGFDDAPFVRHAGNPVGVAGVVCAGTRFEGMVWGKVAPDGWDATEILCQLLIGGKFLPQLHLVLLDGICLGGFNVIDLPLLAQRLGRPCVAVMRKLPNFIKIEAALKRLPHPDKRLEIIRRAGTIYEYPPFYFQVCGANPETIAQILTKLSDRGNVPEALRIAHLIGAAIIKGESGSQA; this is encoded by the coding sequence ATGGAACTTGAGGATCTATTAAAACGCGATCGCATCATACGAGTGATTGGCTTTGATGATGCCCCTTTTGTTCGTCATGCAGGCAATCCCGTAGGCGTGGCAGGCGTCGTATGTGCGGGGACTCGTTTTGAAGGCATGGTATGGGGAAAAGTAGCACCAGATGGATGGGACGCAACGGAGATTCTCTGCCAATTATTAATTGGGGGTAAGTTTCTGCCTCAGCTTCATCTCGTTTTATTAGATGGGATTTGTTTGGGAGGATTTAACGTTATCGATTTGCCTTTATTAGCACAAAGGTTAGGACGTCCCTGCGTTGCCGTGATGCGAAAACTGCCTAATTTTATCAAGATCGAAGCTGCACTTAAGCGATTGCCGCACCCAGACAAGCGATTGGAAATTATACGTCGCGCGGGGACGATTTATGAGTATCCGCCTTTTTATTTTCAAGTATGCGGCGCTAATCCAGAAACAATCGCTCAAATATTGACGAAACTGAGCGATCGCGGGAACGTACCGGAGGCTTTACGAATAGCCCATTTAATCGGTGCGGCAATCATTAAAGGCGAAAGCGGAAGTCAAGCTTAA
- a CDS encoding esterase family protein translates to MPYNRVKIVGIAFGLMLTSLSCQSASSAPLARSQVSQQPATAASSQPISLRDRFETYYSSVLGQTRTYRVVLPPGCESSPEKRYPVIFLLHGGSRDETDWFKKGDALSTLQQLYCDQKLLPSMIITPDGNDLRGRSRYRDPQYIDGPNGKVSTAISFTNARILGDWWTLFRSVGRC, encoded by the coding sequence ATGCCATACAATCGAGTCAAGATAGTAGGGATCGCATTCGGTTTGATGCTGACGAGCTTGAGTTGTCAGTCCGCGTCAAGCGCTCCGCTTGCCCGCTCTCAAGTATCACAACAGCCAGCAACGGCTGCTAGTTCGCAGCCAATTTCATTGCGCGATCGCTTTGAGACTTACTATAGCTCAGTGTTAGGACAAACGCGAACCTACAGGGTAGTGCTACCTCCAGGGTGCGAATCCTCGCCCGAAAAACGCTATCCCGTCATTTTTCTATTACATGGCGGCAGTAGGGACGAGACGGATTGGTTTAAAAAAGGAGATGCCCTATCCACGCTCCAACAACTCTATTGCGACCAAAAGCTTCTGCCTAGTATGATTATTACCCCCGATGGCAACGATCTTCGCGGTCGCAGTCGCTATCGCGATCCCCAATACATTGACGGACCTAACGGTAAGGTTTCTACAGCCATTAGCTTTACCAATGCCAGAATTTTGGGCGATTGGTGGACTCTCTTCAGGAGCGTGGGACGCTGTTAA
- a CDS encoding lysylphosphatidylglycerol synthase domain-containing protein, whose amino-acid sequence MNRQRLSHIGSALLSLLLFALSIWAITQELQKYHIREVWKSLAAISTSHLLLAVALTGLNYIVLTGYDTLAVRYIRHPLPYPKTALVALISYAISNSVGLALLSGSAIRYRFYRPWNLSIAEIAQIIAFCNWSFWLGLFAVGGVLFLIEPVEVPALLHLPITSVHPIGVIFSLVVISYLFISILSKKPLRVGRLTIPHLPINLCLAQIAITSLDWALAAAVLYVLLPASVPISYPGFFGIYLLAQIAGIISNVPGGLGVFETVMLLLLSPPISSAELFGALLAYRGIYYFLPLSFAALLLGLYEIRRRF is encoded by the coding sequence ATGAATCGCCAGCGCCTTTCTCATATTGGTTCTGCCTTGCTGAGTTTATTGCTCTTTGCGCTTTCGATTTGGGCAATTACTCAGGAACTACAAAAATATCACATCCGAGAAGTCTGGAAGAGTCTAGCCGCTATCTCCACATCCCATTTACTTTTAGCAGTGGCATTGACTGGCTTAAACTACATCGTGCTGACTGGGTACGATACGCTTGCCGTCCGCTATATTCGTCATCCCCTCCCTTACCCCAAAACCGCTCTAGTTGCGCTTATTAGCTATGCCATTAGCAATAGCGTCGGTTTAGCGCTCCTCAGCGGCAGCGCTATCCGCTATCGTTTTTATCGACCCTGGAATTTATCTATCGCTGAAATTGCTCAAATTATCGCTTTTTGCAATTGGAGCTTTTGGTTGGGGCTGTTTGCTGTAGGAGGAGTGCTGTTTCTCATAGAACCCGTTGAGGTTCCCGCACTTTTGCATTTGCCCATCACTTCAGTCCATCCCATCGGTGTTATTTTCTCGCTGGTCGTCATTAGCTATCTTTTTATCTCTATCCTAAGTAAAAAGCCTCTGAGAGTCGGTAGACTAACGATACCTCATTTACCCATCAACCTATGTCTGGCTCAAATTGCCATTACTTCTCTTGATTGGGCGCTAGCGGCGGCTGTACTCTACGTCCTCTTGCCTGCATCCGTACCGATATCATATCCAGGTTTTTTCGGGATCTACTTACTGGCGCAAATTGCCGGAATTATTAGCAATGTTCCGGGAGGGTTAGGAGTCTTTGAAACCGTCATGCTTTTGCTGCTTTCTCCTCCCATCTCTTCGGCAGAGCTTTTTGGGGCATTGTTGGCTTACCGAGGTATTTATTACTTCTTGCCTTTAAGCTTTGCCGCCCTGCTGCTGGGATTGTATGAGATTAGACGAAGATTTTAA
- a CDS encoding response regulator transcription factor has protein sequence MSERILIVEDEPEIARLIEFALTREGFSTCHCADGLSALQVFKDRQPDVIVLDLMLPGLDGFAVCDRIRQMSNLKDPYILMLTAKGEKIDRVNGLCAGADDYLIKPFSLPELVARIRSLLKRSLRQQQDLVYRTQHFEVNVDRCTASQNLDSGIGRSLELTTLEFKLLSTLMSQPQRVWNRTQLIDRLWGNDFFGDERVVDTHVARLRQKIESDPTNPKYIQTKLLRS, from the coding sequence ATGTCCGAGCGGATTTTAATCGTTGAAGACGAACCAGAAATCGCGCGACTCATCGAATTTGCCCTCACAAGAGAAGGCTTTTCTACCTGCCACTGCGCCGATGGATTGTCAGCTTTACAGGTATTTAAAGATCGGCAGCCGGATGTTATCGTGCTGGATTTAATGCTGCCCGGTTTAGATGGATTTGCAGTTTGCGATCGCATTCGTCAGATGTCCAATCTAAAAGACCCCTATATTTTGATGCTGACTGCCAAGGGAGAAAAAATTGACCGAGTAAATGGCTTGTGCGCTGGCGCAGACGATTATTTAATCAAGCCATTTAGCCTACCAGAATTAGTGGCGAGAATTCGCTCCCTGCTGAAGCGCAGCCTCCGCCAGCAGCAAGATTTAGTCTACCGCACCCAACATTTTGAGGTGAATGTCGATCGCTGTACGGCTTCTCAAAATCTCGATTCGGGAATCGGGCGATCGCTGGAATTAACAACGTTAGAATTTAAACTGCTCAGCACTTTGATGAGTCAACCCCAGCGAGTTTGGAATCGCACTCAGCTCATCGATCGACTTTGGGGAAATGATTTTTTTGGCGACGAACGAGTCGTCGATACCCATGTCGCTCGGTTGCGCCAAAAAATTGAGTCAGATCCCACTAACCCAAAATATATTCAGACTAAGCTGCTACGCAGCTAA
- a CDS encoding NUDIX hydrolase: MAGAVFIRSFFRYPIPSTSIVPLLPDGTIVLIRRRDTGHWALPGGMVDWREDISNTVRRELAEETGLNLVKIRGLVGVYSSPDRDPRVHSICVVVAADVRGEFNIQDKLEISEVRAFSPDKLPKADELSYDNGQQLKNYLEGAIALH; this comes from the coding sequence ATCGCAGGTGCAGTCTTTATTAGGTCTTTTTTTCGCTATCCCATCCCCAGTACTAGCATCGTTCCTCTTTTGCCAGATGGAACAATCGTATTGATTCGACGGCGCGATACGGGACATTGGGCACTGCCAGGAGGCATGGTGGACTGGCGAGAAGATATTTCTAACACGGTTCGACGGGAATTAGCCGAAGAAACTGGATTAAATTTAGTAAAAATTCGGGGTTTGGTTGGGGTTTATTCCTCGCCCGATCGCGATCCGAGAGTTCACTCAATTTGCGTGGTCGTAGCTGCTGATGTCCGAGGCGAATTTAACATTCAAGACAAGCTAGAAATTAGCGAAGTTCGGGCGTTTAGCCCAGACAAGCTACCGAAAGCGGACGAGCTTTCCTACGATAACGGGCAGCAGCTCAAAAACTATTTAGAAGGCGCGATCGCTCTCCATTAG